A window of Mucilaginibacter paludis DSM 18603 contains these coding sequences:
- a CDS encoding FKBP-type peptidyl-prolyl cis-trans isomerase produces MLIFPKISKSQNVDTVSYLYGNMLGKSLASKGVEKLNFDLLLEGVKDGIVLKSRYPDSITRHLIRLFESAAWKSKYEANIKLGERFLFENQKKENVIVTPSGLQYQIIKLGKGEIPKPEDVLTVNYKGELVNGLVFDNSYDRGQPVIVKINQVIKGWKEILQLMPFGSKFRVFIPYQLGYGVGGTNDIPPYSTLIFELELISLVK; encoded by the coding sequence ATGTTGATCTTCCCAAAGATTTCAAAAAGTCAAAATGTAGATACCGTTAGTTATTTGTATGGCAATATGTTGGGGAAAAGCCTAGCCTCAAAAGGGGTCGAAAAATTAAATTTCGATTTATTATTAGAGGGAGTAAAAGATGGTATAGTACTAAAAAGTAGATACCCGGATTCCATTACCAGGCATTTAATTAGACTTTTTGAATCCGCGGCTTGGAAGAGTAAATATGAGGCCAATATCAAATTGGGAGAACGCTTTCTTTTCGAGAATCAAAAAAAGGAGAATGTTATCGTCACACCGAGTGGCCTACAATATCAAATAATCAAGCTTGGCAAAGGTGAAATCCCTAAGCCGGAAGATGTCTTAACAGTAAACTATAAGGGGGAGTTGGTCAACGGTTTGGTATTTGACAACTCTTATGATCGAGGGCAGCCCGTTATTGTCAAAATTAACCAAGTAATTAAGGGATGGAAAGAGATATTGCAATTAATGCCATTCGGCTCTAAATTTCGTGTTTTTATCCCATATCAGCTAGGTTATGGGGTGGGCGGAACGAACGATATACCTCCCTATTCAACTTTGATCTTTGAATTGGAATTAATCAGCTTAGTCAAATGA
- a CDS encoding helix-turn-helix domain-containing protein produces the protein MVFQQIIGGGRIRVLPLDSTGDHTSALPHRHAFVMLLWVTEGYGRQEIDFATYELLPGRLFLVLQGQVHRMANVSAKGWLILFEESLLTGNRREEILNYFGSVPFADLSARMGSNVDELVGQLAGTFDSDIAMAEHYLMLILLYAAKQVRQPEPGELPGQMTQVRKLKELINTHFMTEQTVSFYADRMCMTITQLNTLVKRLLNKTVHQLLTERLVLECKILLLTTALSVKEIAYSLGFADMAQFYKFVKKHTGLAPTEFRNSMNF, from the coding sequence ATGGTATTTCAGCAGATCATAGGCGGCGGCAGGATCAGGGTCCTGCCCTTAGACAGCACCGGAGACCATACCTCGGCGCTGCCGCACCGCCATGCCTTCGTCATGCTCCTGTGGGTCACCGAAGGCTACGGCCGGCAGGAGATCGACTTTGCCACCTACGAACTGCTCCCTGGTCGTTTGTTCCTCGTCCTCCAGGGACAAGTGCACCGCATGGCCAATGTCAGCGCCAAAGGCTGGCTCATCCTCTTTGAAGAAAGCCTGCTCACCGGTAACCGCCGCGAAGAGATTCTGAACTACTTCGGCTCCGTACCCTTCGCCGACCTGTCCGCACGTATGGGCAGCAACGTTGACGAACTCGTCGGGCAACTGGCCGGCACCTTCGACAGCGACATCGCCATGGCCGAACATTACCTCATGCTCATCCTGCTCTACGCCGCCAAACAGGTCAGGCAGCCCGAACCCGGCGAACTGCCGGGGCAAATGACGCAGGTCCGTAAATTAAAGGAACTGATCAATACCCATTTTATGACCGAACAGACCGTATCCTTCTATGCCGACCGCATGTGCATGACCATCACCCAATTGAACACCCTGGTCAAAAGACTTTTAAACAAAACCGTACACCAACTGCTCACCGAGCGCCTGGTACTGGAATGTAAAATACTCCTGCTGACCACAGCCTTAAGCGTCAAGGAGATCGCCTACAGCTTAGGCTTCGCCGATATGGCCCAGTTTTACAAGTTCGTCAAAAAACATACCGGACTGGCACCAACGGAGTTTAGGAACAGCATGAATTTTTAA
- a CDS encoding protein-disulfide reductase DsbD family protein, protein MKTVILILFCFFLSYDHGYAQVVSGISVKSNKWSKNVVEVEIRGEINKGWIVYSQDNQSIGLNGLKMEVNNAEIEFGSPKQRCTPVIINDDLFNNVPLAVFKGHFAFSQLLHFKGSIPGRLNILLSGFASKGQKFLPITDTLNLVIDADNKSSHVVLDITSLEISKPLSNCGIGKSESHYSILAIFLLGFAGGLLGLLTPCVFPMIPLTVSWFSGQSVNKASGIKNGMLYGIFIISIYLLGSLPFHLISGLKPELLNSLSTNVWVNLFFFGVFVFFALSFFGLFEITVSGKLTNKADSKSDLGSIAGIFFMALTLALVSFSCTGPILGSLLVGSLSSSSGAWALTAGMGGFGLALALPFTLFAMFPSWMKALPKSGGWLAVFKKSLAFVEVGLAFKFLSNADLVDHWGILPREVFIGIWLLIAMLLAAYLLGAFERSANLNGRKKIGYGRIASGGIVLMFAIYLGAGLFNKSSLELLSGFPPPTSYSLFKHNKTHEGGIKPDVMNDYQAALALSKKTGKPLMLDFTGWACVNCRKMEENVWTKPEVAAYIRSHFVLISLYVDDRKELPLDQQFMYGKKEIKSVGDLYATMESVNFKQVTQPLYVLLSKDEKLLNTPVGYTPDTGEYLKWLQCGFEASRK, encoded by the coding sequence ATGAAAACCGTGATTTTAATACTTTTTTGTTTTTTTCTCTCTTATGATCACGGCTATGCACAGGTAGTATCTGGAATTTCAGTAAAATCTAACAAGTGGAGTAAGAACGTTGTTGAGGTTGAAATTAGGGGGGAAATCAATAAAGGATGGATTGTTTATAGTCAAGACAATCAGTCAATCGGACTCAATGGTCTTAAAATGGAAGTCAATAATGCCGAAATTGAATTTGGGTCACCCAAGCAACGTTGCACTCCAGTTATAATAAATGATGATTTATTCAATAACGTGCCACTTGCCGTATTTAAGGGGCATTTTGCTTTTTCTCAATTACTTCATTTCAAAGGAAGTATTCCTGGGCGATTAAACATATTACTTAGTGGTTTTGCCTCTAAAGGTCAAAAATTTCTTCCCATCACCGATACTCTCAATTTAGTTATAGATGCAGATAATAAATCCAGCCATGTTGTATTGGACATAACTTCTTTAGAAATATCTAAACCTTTGTCAAATTGTGGTATTGGAAAGTCAGAAAGCCATTACTCAATTTTGGCGATATTTTTATTGGGTTTTGCAGGCGGCTTGCTGGGATTATTAACCCCTTGTGTGTTCCCCATGATCCCCTTAACCGTATCCTGGTTTAGCGGACAATCCGTAAATAAGGCAAGTGGCATCAAGAACGGGATGCTATACGGCATATTCATCATATCGATCTATCTGTTGGGTAGTTTGCCCTTCCATTTGATCAGCGGATTAAAACCCGAACTGCTAAACTCCCTGTCGACCAATGTATGGGTAAACCTGTTTTTCTTCGGCGTATTCGTGTTTTTCGCCTTGTCGTTCTTTGGGCTGTTCGAAATCACCGTTTCAGGCAAACTGACCAATAAGGCCGATAGCAAAAGTGACCTCGGTAGCATAGCAGGCATCTTCTTTATGGCGCTTACCCTAGCTTTAGTATCGTTCTCCTGTACCGGGCCGATACTGGGTAGTTTGCTCGTCGGTTCCTTGTCTTCAAGTTCTGGAGCCTGGGCCTTGACCGCGGGAATGGGAGGATTCGGTTTAGCACTCGCATTACCCTTTACCTTATTCGCCATGTTCCCATCCTGGATGAAAGCGCTACCAAAAAGTGGCGGCTGGTTAGCCGTATTTAAGAAATCACTTGCCTTTGTTGAAGTGGGTTTGGCTTTTAAATTTTTGTCCAATGCCGACCTGGTCGACCATTGGGGTATCTTGCCCCGTGAAGTATTTATCGGGATTTGGCTTTTAATCGCTATGCTACTGGCCGCCTATTTATTGGGGGCCTTTGAAAGGAGCGCCAATTTGAATGGTCGCAAAAAGATCGGATATGGACGGATCGCATCCGGCGGTATCGTTTTGATGTTCGCCATCTATTTAGGTGCCGGTCTGTTCAACAAATCCTCGCTTGAACTATTAAGCGGCTTCCCGCCACCGACCAGCTATAGCCTGTTTAAACATAACAAAACACATGAGGGCGGCATCAAACCGGATGTCATGAATGACTACCAAGCAGCATTGGCTTTGTCCAAAAAAACAGGCAAGCCGCTGATGTTGGATTTTACCGGTTGGGCCTGCGTCAACTGCCGTAAAATGGAAGAAAACGTCTGGACAAAACCGGAAGTCGCGGCTTATATCAGATCACATTTTGTCCTGATTTCTCTCTATGTAGACGACCGTAAAGAATTGCCCTTGGATCAGCAATTCATGTACGGTAAAAAAGAGATCAAAAGCGTGGGTGACCTGTATGCGACCATGGAATCGGTCAACTTTAAACAAGTCACCCAGCCACTTTACGTCCTGCTCAGCAAAGATGAAAAATTGCTGAATACACCGGTGGGTTATACACCCGATACTGGGGAATACTTAAAGTGGCTGCAATGTGGTTTTGAGGCCAGTCGAAAATAA
- a CDS encoding zinc-dependent metalloprotease has translation MGSLDKLQFKIYKNFFLIVLFVFVLSWSSCSIFHHGDKKTTGLSIVATAINDSTKRGLLGQAKTGSVKPYKEVITSKAKSDSGLILVHIIDNHYYFEISKAVLNKDILVTTRIAKGATGIRPSNQYEGYAGDLIGSRVIRFEFGGNDKVFIREISYSERASDTTLNGMYKSLANSNLQPIVAAFDIKAYAKDSASVVIDVNEILNSDNPLFFFSAADKTKFSLGGYQADKSYLEAIQSMPINVEIQTVKTFKVEQSNATFEINTSLVLLPLEPMKPRTADPRVGYFSESFTDFDKINDQQRTEMITRFRLEPKEQDKQRYLNGELVEPKKPIIYYIDPATPKKWVPYLIKGINDWQVAFEKAGFKNAIYALEAPKNDPDFNLYDARHNAVVYKPSAMANAMGPHIHDPRTGEILETHISWFHNVMSLLHDWYMVQAGPNDPQARTMHFSDELMGQLIRFVSSHEVGHTLGLLHNMGASSTVPVEKLRDEKYLTENGFCPSIMDYARFNYVAQPQDKISQNNLFPRIGMYDKWAIEWGYRWLPDLTSKEQEAKFMDNWIVSKLKTDNRFWFGAETGLLVTDPRRQTEDLGDDAMKAGEYGIKNLKVVMNNLLKWTMEPHSDYSNLQKMNDQVIGQYQRYLFHVLNNIGLTKTTVISSEQAGTVVTFIPKLKQKRAVQFLQEQLFDTPTWLMNKQIFSLVGGTGPKLSGFLQEQVINNLVSPTNFEQMLTFQLAKPQEAYYFDDLLDDLEAGIFKEFTGKVAIDVYRRTLQKAYVDRLITQANFVPTDISKKDEFLNLRRTDFYPIIQSHINTMIIRIDKALPKYTDQNSKAHLLSLKSRLIRVFKPDAPFIISTNSKKLQSGLQGVILSN, from the coding sequence ATGGGTAGTTTAGATAAGCTACAATTTAAGATTTACAAGAATTTCTTTCTCATTGTTCTTTTTGTCTTCGTGTTATCGTGGTCGTCATGTTCTATTTTTCATCACGGCGACAAGAAAACTACCGGGTTGTCAATAGTCGCTACTGCAATTAACGATAGCACCAAGAGAGGTCTGCTGGGCCAAGCCAAAACGGGGTCAGTTAAACCTTATAAAGAAGTGATCACATCGAAAGCCAAGTCTGATTCCGGTTTAATTTTGGTACATATTATTGACAATCATTATTATTTTGAAATTTCAAAAGCAGTTTTAAACAAGGATATTCTAGTCACTACCAGGATTGCAAAGGGAGCAACCGGTATACGGCCCAGCAATCAATATGAAGGATATGCCGGGGATTTGATCGGAAGCCGGGTGATCCGTTTTGAGTTTGGCGGAAACGACAAAGTTTTTATAAGGGAAATTTCTTATAGCGAAAGGGCCAGCGACACCACGTTGAATGGTATGTATAAAAGCCTTGCCAATTCAAACTTGCAGCCAATTGTTGCGGCTTTTGATATTAAAGCCTACGCCAAAGATTCTGCTTCTGTTGTGATAGATGTCAACGAAATTTTAAATAGCGACAATCCACTGTTCTTTTTTTCTGCAGCAGATAAGACAAAGTTCAGTTTAGGAGGCTATCAGGCGGACAAATCATATTTGGAAGCCATTCAATCGATGCCGATCAATGTAGAAATTCAAACGGTAAAGACGTTTAAGGTGGAACAATCGAACGCAACATTTGAAATAAACACTTCTTTGGTCTTGCTGCCGCTGGAACCTATGAAGCCACGAACAGCTGATCCGAGGGTTGGGTATTTTTCAGAATCCTTTACGGATTTCGACAAAATAAATGACCAACAGCGGACAGAGATGATCACACGATTTAGACTTGAACCTAAAGAGCAAGATAAACAACGGTATTTAAATGGTGAATTAGTCGAACCAAAAAAACCGATTATTTATTACATAGATCCCGCAACACCCAAAAAATGGGTGCCCTATTTGATAAAGGGAATTAACGACTGGCAGGTAGCGTTTGAGAAAGCGGGTTTTAAAAACGCCATCTACGCCCTTGAAGCACCGAAAAATGACCCTGACTTTAATTTATATGATGCACGGCATAATGCTGTCGTTTATAAGCCATCCGCTATGGCAAATGCGATGGGGCCGCATATCCATGATCCCAGGACGGGTGAGATATTGGAAACGCATATCAGTTGGTTCCATAATGTGATGAGCTTATTACACGACTGGTATATGGTGCAGGCCGGACCGAATGATCCACAGGCAAGGACTATGCATTTTAGCGATGAATTAATGGGCCAGCTTATCAGATTTGTTTCTTCCCATGAAGTGGGGCATACATTGGGTTTATTACATAATATGGGTGCGTCTTCCACCGTACCGGTCGAAAAATTACGGGATGAAAAATACTTAACAGAAAATGGGTTTTGCCCCTCAATAATGGATTATGCGCGTTTCAATTATGTCGCGCAACCACAGGATAAGATCAGTCAAAATAATTTATTTCCACGCATTGGCATGTATGATAAATGGGCGATTGAGTGGGGGTATAGATGGCTGCCTGATTTAACTTCAAAAGAACAAGAAGCTAAATTCATGGATAATTGGATAGTATCCAAACTAAAAACGGATAATAGATTTTGGTTTGGTGCTGAAACAGGTTTGCTGGTGACAGATCCGCGTAGACAAACTGAAGATCTCGGAGACGATGCGATGAAAGCCGGAGAATATGGTATAAAGAACCTTAAAGTGGTAATGAATAACTTATTGAAATGGACAATGGAACCGCATTCTGATTATTCCAATTTGCAAAAAATGAATGACCAGGTAATTGGGCAGTATCAGCGGTACCTTTTTCATGTATTGAATAATATCGGCTTGACAAAAACTACCGTCATAAGCAGTGAACAGGCCGGAACTGTGGTAACGTTTATCCCAAAATTGAAACAAAAGCGGGCTGTTCAATTTTTACAGGAACAACTTTTTGATACACCAACATGGCTAATGAACAAACAAATATTCTCTTTAGTAGGCGGAACTGGGCCTAAACTATCCGGTTTTTTACAAGAGCAGGTCATAAACAACTTGGTTTCCCCGACGAATTTTGAACAAATGCTCACTTTTCAATTGGCGAAGCCGCAAGAAGCTTATTACTTCGATGATCTTCTCGATGACTTAGAGGCTGGGATCTTCAAGGAGTTCACCGGAAAGGTAGCAATTGATGTTTACCGGCGTACTCTTCAAAAAGCCTATGTTGATCGTTTAATTACCCAGGCGAATTTTGTACCGACAGATATTAGCAAAAAAGACGAGTTCCTAAATCTTCGCAGGACTGATTTCTACCCGATTATTCAATCGCATATAAATACGATGATTATTCGAATAGATAAAGCTTTACCGAAATACACTGATCAGAATTCAAAAGCCCATTTATTAAGTTTAAAGAGCCGTTTGATAAGGGTATTTAAGCCTGATGCGCCTTTTATCATTTCAACTAACTCGAAAAAGCTGCAGTCGGGACTTCAGGGTGTTATTTTATCAAATTAA
- a CDS encoding AraC family transcriptional regulator — MERQIRIEKLSAGIDKTAGIDTLRDHLQLLWIRGGKGDLEIHYKHYKIQPQRIFFLPQGQRIQIDWQGTGWLIRLEPWLLRLFFQRHPEEKLLPLFLPAGRKCYTDIIPATAHALQSLAQFIQQEQEAEHNLSIAQTYLYAILLHVANAYRLVNKIPKVSFNYAVAEKLLPLIQEHFHKERLPAFYASQLGMPVRKLNETCKRATGKLVQEWITEQLLSEAERLLAESPLSIKEIAYELDFADMAQFNHFLKKHNGQSPTAFRQALQTDKRSDTDGQAG; from the coding sequence ATGGAAAGACAGATCCGGATCGAAAAACTCAGCGCGGGCATCGATAAGACGGCCGGCATAGACACTTTAAGGGACCATTTACAACTCCTTTGGATCAGAGGCGGTAAAGGCGACCTGGAAATCCACTATAAACATTATAAAATTCAGCCGCAGCGCATCTTTTTCCTGCCGCAGGGGCAGCGTATACAGATCGACTGGCAAGGTACCGGCTGGCTCATCCGGCTCGAACCCTGGCTGCTGCGCCTGTTCTTTCAGCGCCACCCCGAAGAAAAGCTGCTGCCGCTATTCCTGCCAGCCGGCCGAAAATGCTATACCGACATCATCCCGGCCACTGCCCATGCTCTGCAAAGCCTGGCCCAGTTCATTCAGCAGGAACAGGAAGCCGAACATAACTTGAGCATCGCGCAGACCTACCTCTACGCCATTTTGCTGCACGTCGCCAATGCCTACCGCCTGGTCAACAAGATACCCAAGGTTAGCTTCAATTATGCCGTCGCAGAAAAGTTGCTCCCGCTGATCCAGGAACATTTCCACAAAGAGCGCCTGCCCGCGTTTTACGCCAGTCAATTGGGGATGCCTGTCCGTAAACTTAATGAGACTTGTAAACGCGCTACCGGCAAACTGGTCCAGGAATGGATCACCGAGCAACTGCTCAGTGAAGCCGAACGCCTGCTGGCCGAAAGCCCGCTCAGCATCAAAGAGATCGCCTATGAGCTGGATTTCGCGGACATGGCGCAATTCAACCATTTCCTCAAAAAGCATAACGGGCAATCACCCACCGCATTCCGGCAGGCCTTGCAGACTGACAAAAGATCGGACACGGATGGACAAGCGGGCTGA
- a CDS encoding alpha/beta hydrolase family protein translates to MKSALRVAILVALLSNICGHGAKAHNMAIPDSLWEQLGEKRISPDGKWLVFTVQKGAALFGFLRNNKLKTTTELGKCPELPLLSNDSKYVLIKTSKKRYRLIRLTNRSHIDFDNVQTAVFFGNNLLIVNELYQGVNYSLEIVQPSNFKKHLISYKIKELVFDSNGQNAFFSVEDSISHSNSLFYINQKAVNPVMIFNTTKSLTELNYHKNGETLSFVTSQQLNATAYLYFVKYKKLTEINLPKIPGINFNPHQALNHDLPNSDPNNILLLANRADTTNSKRKISGQPDALRIWSWDKKERDVSQINFKMQQSNFTNTETVFLSLDLKSGKVASIGALFNAIVPVKGQFAVRFIALKRNYEEIFGNESNVEVVNLKNGQIEQLFHKKMFGGRDITLQSIASISPDGNLFCYFLNKQYYVYDFRTKAHTCITKNINDIFWDEDYDTPKAIAPISDIFWSKDSKKVYVNSKMNVYCCTVDGVRYFNLTNFKDRSIAFKVSKLSGPDYIIENEQSIYLDARGVESGYTGLFKLDKFELKPLIFENCAVKDVTISARTHEFTFVKENADRSPGLFITDKDFSSQNIVYQTNSFYQQEHPGKSELITFKLKDGRKLHGALYYPFNFRQGLKYPVVCKIYEKRSQMLHDFALPNKLNPYDKNNFKYQGYFVFEPDIVMRTGDPGISAAECVIEAVKEIIKNPSVDKDHIGLMGHSWGGYEAGFIISQTNLFKASIAGAPLTDMTSMYLGIRWDDNSYNSSLGLFEMGQARLAGPNYDLPEAYVRNSTVYQVKNIHTPLLIQVGNKDGTVDWYQGIELFNALRRNEKPCYLLAYNGEGHNLVKKENVVDYTNKQLEFFDHYLKGKPAPAWMVGHE, encoded by the coding sequence ATGAAATCAGCACTTAGAGTGGCAATTTTAGTTGCATTATTATCAAATATTTGTGGCCATGGGGCCAAGGCTCATAACATGGCTATTCCTGACTCGTTATGGGAGCAATTGGGTGAAAAAAGAATATCTCCGGATGGAAAGTGGCTGGTTTTTACTGTGCAAAAAGGTGCAGCGCTCTTTGGGTTTTTGCGAAACAATAAATTAAAAACGACAACGGAATTGGGTAAATGCCCGGAGCTGCCCCTCCTTTCAAACGATAGTAAATATGTATTGATAAAAACCTCAAAAAAAAGATATCGATTAATTAGGCTAACGAATCGTAGCCATATAGATTTTGACAATGTACAAACAGCTGTATTTTTTGGAAATAATTTATTGATTGTTAATGAATTATATCAAGGTGTTAACTACAGCCTTGAAATAGTGCAACCGAGCAATTTTAAAAAACACCTTATTTCATATAAGATTAAAGAGCTTGTATTTGATAGCAACGGCCAAAATGCTTTTTTTTCAGTTGAAGATTCGATTTCCCATTCTAATAGTCTTTTCTATATTAATCAAAAGGCCGTGAATCCGGTAATGATATTTAATACGACAAAGTCGCTTACAGAGTTGAATTACCACAAGAATGGCGAGACCCTATCGTTTGTAACAAGTCAACAATTAAATGCCACGGCATATTTGTATTTTGTAAAATATAAAAAGCTTACTGAAATTAATTTGCCTAAAATACCGGGAATTAATTTTAATCCTCATCAGGCGCTTAACCATGATTTACCCAATAGCGATCCTAATAATATCCTATTATTGGCAAACAGGGCAGACACAACAAATAGTAAACGTAAGATATCCGGACAGCCCGATGCGCTACGGATATGGAGTTGGGATAAAAAAGAGCGGGATGTCTCTCAAATTAATTTTAAGATGCAGCAGAGTAATTTTACGAATACTGAAACTGTCTTCTTATCATTAGATTTAAAGAGCGGTAAAGTTGCTAGCATAGGAGCATTATTTAACGCTATAGTCCCGGTCAAAGGTCAATTTGCAGTTCGCTTCATCGCTCTTAAAAGGAACTACGAAGAAATTTTCGGCAATGAATCAAATGTGGAAGTTGTAAACCTTAAAAATGGGCAAATAGAGCAACTATTCCATAAAAAAATGTTTGGGGGTAGAGATATCACCCTGCAGTCGATAGCGAGCATTTCTCCTGATGGAAATTTATTTTGCTACTTCTTGAACAAGCAATATTATGTTTACGATTTTAGAACCAAAGCCCATACCTGTATTACGAAAAACATTAATGATATTTTTTGGGATGAAGACTATGATACGCCTAAAGCAATCGCGCCGATTTCCGATATTTTCTGGAGTAAAGATTCTAAAAAGGTGTATGTCAATAGTAAGATGAACGTTTATTGTTGTACAGTAGACGGAGTCCGATATTTTAATCTCACAAATTTTAAAGATCGAAGCATAGCCTTTAAGGTCTCGAAATTAAGTGGGCCTGATTATATAATTGAAAATGAACAATCCATTTATTTGGATGCGAGAGGAGTTGAGTCGGGATATACTGGTCTTTTTAAGTTAGATAAATTTGAATTAAAGCCACTAATCTTTGAAAATTGCGCGGTAAAAGATGTGACTATTTCAGCTAGGACTCATGAATTCACCTTTGTTAAAGAAAATGCGGATCGATCGCCCGGTTTATTTATTACCGATAAAGATTTCTCCAGTCAAAACATTGTGTATCAAACAAATTCTTTTTACCAGCAAGAACACCCGGGAAAAAGTGAGCTAATAACTTTCAAACTGAAAGACGGAAGAAAGTTACATGGGGCGCTCTATTATCCATTTAATTTTAGGCAGGGTTTAAAATATCCGGTAGTATGTAAAATTTATGAAAAGCGGTCTCAAATGCTTCACGATTTTGCTTTACCTAATAAGTTGAATCCTTACGATAAAAATAATTTTAAATATCAAGGTTATTTTGTCTTTGAACCGGACATTGTAATGCGAACTGGTGATCCTGGAATTTCTGCAGCCGAATGCGTAATTGAAGCTGTAAAAGAAATTATAAAAAATCCGTCAGTTGATAAAGACCATATAGGACTAATGGGGCATAGTTGGGGTGGATATGAAGCTGGTTTCATTATTTCACAAACAAATTTATTTAAGGCTTCCATTGCTGGTGCCCCACTTACAGATATGACGAGTATGTATTTGGGGATTAGATGGGACGATAATAGTTACAACTCTTCGCTTGGCTTGTTTGAAATGGGACAAGCGCGGCTTGCCGGACCTAATTATGATCTTCCCGAAGCTTATGTACGGAACTCAACCGTCTACCAGGTAAAAAACATTCATACGCCCTTATTAATTCAAGTTGGCAATAAAGATGGCACCGTGGATTGGTATCAGGGTATTGAGCTATTTAATGCCTTAAGAAGGAATGAAAAGCCTTGTTATCTATTGGCATACAATGGCGAGGGGCACAATTTGGTTAAAAAAGAGAATGTAGTTGATTACACGAATAAGCAATTAGAATTTTTTGACCATTATTTGAAGGGGAAGCCTGCCCCGGCATGGATGGTCGGTCATGAATAA
- a CDS encoding protein-disulfide reductase DsbD domain-containing protein has product MKQLIFTIALACLTSSCIAQVEWTFRCLKVSNDMYEIHMKAELADSWHIYAQDSPKGGPVPTKIIFNPNPMLGLIGTVKEIGNRKREYNSVFNVYVLSYRDSVDFTQLVKVKSKIQTSISGVISFMVCNESQCMPPAKQKISFELK; this is encoded by the coding sequence ATGAAGCAATTAATTTTCACTATCGCTCTTGCGTGTTTAACATCGAGTTGTATCGCACAGGTAGAATGGACTTTTAGATGTCTAAAAGTTTCAAATGATATGTATGAAATACATATGAAAGCGGAGTTAGCAGATTCATGGCATATTTACGCCCAGGATTCGCCCAAAGGTGGGCCGGTACCCACAAAAATCATATTCAATCCTAATCCGATGCTCGGATTAATTGGTACTGTCAAAGAAATAGGAAATAGGAAGAGGGAATATAATAGCGTTTTTAATGTTTATGTTTTGTCCTACAGGGATTCAGTAGACTTTACCCAATTGGTTAAAGTTAAAAGCAAAATTCAGACCTCGATTAGTGGTGTGATCAGTTTTATGGTTTGCAACGAAAGCCAGTGTATGCCACCCGCGAAACAAAAAATTTCATTCGAGTTAAAGTAA